A genomic segment from Vicinamibacterales bacterium encodes:
- a CDS encoding Gldg family protein, producing the protein MLRKIILGFGWVGTALTFLAVALLWFRPEWQNVWYWCAVAGFVCVSLYLLAHWREASRIFRRRQARYGSIAALSIAAVLGIFISINYIASKQNWRWDLTAARQFTLSDQTIRILESLDVPMSILVFGRDDDFDRFRSRLVEYEDVSPEVSVRYIDIDKEPMEAGQYQIQSYGTVVFEYRDRIERVTADTEQELTNAMIKAIEGESLTVYFLEGHGEKNVASAERDGYNAVVSALEGDNFTVETLVLAQREEVPDDASVVIVAGPDNDLLAGEIKALERYLGNGGKAFFLVDPQVTADTLPLVNLEQLLSAWAVELSNDIVVDVSAMGQLIGTDASVPVAASYPPHAITERFNFLTAFPLARSLTATTGGVNGRMPQPLVETGADSWAESNINLVTSDGEVELDETQGDVAGPVVIGLAITAPVETTPEPVDSGVDINQTATETRVVVIGDSDFASNFALGIQGNRDLFLNTVNWLAQQENLVAIRARQPEDRRITLTANQQRRIFWLSLVFLPGLVLGTGIYSWWQRRS; encoded by the coding sequence ATGTTACGCAAGATCATCTTAGGATTCGGATGGGTGGGTACCGCGCTGACCTTCCTTGCTGTAGCGTTGTTGTGGTTCCGACCCGAATGGCAGAACGTCTGGTATTGGTGCGCGGTCGCCGGCTTCGTCTGTGTGTCGCTCTACCTGTTAGCCCACTGGCGTGAGGCATCTAGGATCTTCAGACGCCGTCAGGCGCGATACGGCTCAATAGCTGCATTGAGCATTGCCGCTGTCCTCGGAATTTTCATCTCGATAAATTACATCGCCTCTAAACAAAATTGGCGCTGGGACCTCACGGCGGCCCGTCAGTTCACACTTTCGGATCAAACAATCCGTATTCTCGAATCGCTTGATGTGCCGATGTCGATTCTCGTGTTCGGGCGCGATGACGATTTCGATCGTTTCCGGAGCCGGCTCGTAGAATACGAAGATGTCAGCCCTGAGGTCTCTGTTCGCTACATAGATATCGACAAAGAACCAATGGAAGCGGGCCAATACCAAATCCAGTCGTATGGCACAGTCGTATTCGAGTACAGAGACCGGATTGAGCGAGTAACCGCTGACACCGAGCAGGAACTGACGAATGCAATGATCAAGGCTATTGAAGGTGAGTCGCTCACTGTGTACTTCCTCGAAGGTCACGGCGAGAAAAATGTCGCGAGCGCTGAACGAGATGGGTACAACGCGGTAGTGAGTGCTCTTGAAGGAGACAACTTTACCGTTGAGACTCTGGTGCTGGCACAGCGTGAGGAAGTTCCTGATGATGCGTCAGTCGTCATCGTCGCTGGCCCAGATAACGATTTGCTTGCCGGGGAAATCAAAGCTCTCGAACGCTATTTAGGCAATGGTGGTAAAGCTTTTTTCCTAGTTGATCCTCAGGTGACCGCCGACACCCTTCCTTTAGTCAATCTCGAACAGCTCCTTTCAGCTTGGGCGGTCGAACTGTCAAATGACATAGTTGTGGATGTGAGCGCTATGGGTCAACTGATTGGAACCGACGCGTCGGTTCCTGTCGCCGCCAGCTATCCACCGCATGCTATTACCGAGCGATTCAACTTTCTAACAGCATTCCCTCTGGCACGTTCACTCACGGCTACAACAGGTGGTGTTAATGGGCGCATGCCTCAGCCTTTGGTGGAAACTGGCGCGGACAGCTGGGCTGAGTCAAACATTAACCTAGTAACCAGCGACGGTGAGGTTGAACTGGATGAGACTCAGGGTGACGTAGCTGGGCCAGTCGTTATCGGGCTTGCTATCACGGCACCGGTTGAGACAACCCCTGAGCCAGTCGACTCAGGGGTGGACATTAACCAAACCGCGACGGAGACACGCGTTGTGGTTATAGGTGATTCGGATTTCGCTTCAAACTTTGCCCTGGGAATACAAGGCAATCGAGACTTGTTCCTCAACACGGTGAATTGGCTGGCTCAACAGGAAAATCTTGTCGCGATTCGTGCGCGACAGCCTGAAGATCGGCGCATTACGCTTACGGCCAATCAACAGCGGCGGATCTTCTGGCTATCGCTAGTGTTTTTGCCTGGCCTTGTTCTAGGTACCGGCATTTACTCTTGGTGGCAGCGACGGTCGTAA
- a CDS encoding ABC transporter permease subunit: MRNIFAIAQKELKAYFASPIAYVIIGLFALLFGYFYSAILSFFLRQSLQVGQFGFAGPTTINVNQDLIRPLMINATVIILFVLPMVTMRSYSEEKRSGTIELLLTSPVSDWHIILGKFAGAMALYGMMLAATLFHIGFLFLYGEPEWLPVAISYLGLLLLGGCFVSVGLLISSMTRNQAVSGMATFAVFLLLWVINWMADSTGPVTREVLTYLSITGHFEDFSRGVLDTKHIVYYLSFIAFGLFLTAKSVDSERWRN; the protein is encoded by the coding sequence ATGCGTAACATCTTCGCCATTGCTCAGAAGGAACTGAAGGCGTACTTCGCCTCTCCTATTGCATACGTGATCATCGGTCTTTTTGCGTTGCTGTTCGGATACTTCTACAGTGCGATCTTATCGTTCTTTCTCAGACAGAGTCTGCAGGTTGGACAGTTTGGATTTGCCGGCCCCACCACAATCAACGTGAATCAAGACTTGATTCGCCCATTGATGATCAATGCAACCGTGATCATTTTATTTGTCTTGCCAATGGTAACAATGCGTAGCTACTCAGAAGAAAAACGATCCGGCACTATTGAACTACTGCTGACATCACCAGTGAGCGATTGGCACATCATCCTTGGAAAGTTCGCTGGCGCTATGGCGCTTTACGGCATGATGCTGGCAGCGACGCTTTTTCACATCGGCTTCCTGTTTCTCTATGGTGAGCCCGAGTGGCTGCCTGTAGCGATCAGCTACCTAGGACTTCTACTGCTTGGAGGCTGCTTCGTTTCGGTCGGATTGCTGATTTCAAGCATGACCAGAAACCAAGCCGTTTCCGGAATGGCCACCTTCGCGGTCTTCCTGCTGCTATGGGTTATTAACTGGATGGCTGACTCTACCGGTCCAGTGACACGAGAGGTGCTAACGTATTTGTCTATTACCGGACACTTCGAGGATTTTTCTCGAGGAGTTCTCGATACAAAGCACATCGTGTACTACCTGAGTTTCATCGCATTCGGGCTGTTCCTGACGGCCAAGTCAGTTGACAGCGAACGGTGGAGAAACTGA
- a CDS encoding ATP-binding cassette domain-containing protein, with protein MIEVQHLTKVYGALTAVDNISFRVEPGEILGFLGPNGAGKTTTMRVLTGYIPATEGKAIVAGFDVFEQPIEAKRHTGYLPETPPLYPEMTVREYLTFVARINGVSSNDRQRLVGSSMERTRVDHIADRHCGKLSKGYRQRVGLAQAIMYNPDVLILDEPTAGLDPKQIIETRELIKSLAGDHTIILSTHILPEVSQTCQRIVIINRGRVVAEDTPDNLTARLQGAETVSLQIDAGSANPASALLALDGVTRVTVNSQDSGVVSAEVETIQGRDLRRDLARTVVTHGWGLLELRSTRMSLEEIFLDLTTEEVEPEHENPDGKNADQAESGGTNA; from the coding sequence ATGATTGAAGTCCAACATCTCACAAAGGTTTACGGGGCACTCACGGCCGTCGATAACATCAGCTTTCGTGTCGAGCCAGGTGAAATCCTTGGTTTTTTAGGACCTAACGGCGCTGGGAAGACCACAACAATGCGTGTGTTGACCGGATACATTCCGGCTACAGAAGGAAAAGCTATCGTCGCTGGATTTGATGTATTCGAACAACCGATCGAGGCCAAGCGACATACTGGTTATTTGCCTGAAACACCGCCCCTTTACCCCGAAATGACTGTTCGTGAGTACCTGACCTTCGTCGCTCGGATCAATGGCGTGTCGAGTAACGACCGTCAGCGCCTGGTTGGGTCGTCAATGGAGCGCACTCGGGTTGACCACATAGCCGATCGGCACTGTGGGAAACTATCGAAGGGTTATCGGCAGCGCGTTGGTCTTGCGCAGGCAATTATGTACAATCCTGACGTTTTAATTCTCGACGAACCCACCGCTGGCCTTGACCCGAAACAGATTATCGAAACTCGGGAGCTTATCAAGAGCCTGGCTGGCGACCATACGATCATTCTCAGCACCCACATCCTGCCTGAAGTCTCCCAGACCTGCCAACGCATCGTCATCATTAATCGCGGCAGGGTCGTCGCCGAGGATACGCCAGACAATTTGACTGCCCGTCTACAGGGTGCCGAAACCGTTTCCCTACAGATAGACGCGGGCTCAGCGAACCCGGCATCGGCTCTGCTAGCACTTGACGGCGTCACACGTGTGACAGTGAATTCTCAAGATTCGGGCGTGGTCAGCGCCGAAGTCGAGACGATCCAAGGACGAGACCTGCGTCGCGATTTGGCCCGCACCGTCGTAACACACGGCTGGGGTCTTCTCGAATTGCGGTCAACGCGAATGAGTCTTGAAGAAATCTTTCTCGACCTCACGACCGAAGAGGTCGAACCTGAGCACGAGAATCCTGATGGGAAGAATGCTGACCAAGCCGAGTCAGGAGGAACCAATGCGTAA
- a CDS encoding PilZ domain-containing protein, whose protein sequence is MTVKTVVIAAREIALAERFADALTSAEHRAIVVTKYEALVEQLVDTSNRIDLVILDLQLGTCRGPSLVQSIKRFEHFPPVLIFSSSVTSNNEARQLADLGVVGYVNEQCPTQQILPMLAPHLSPDSFNRRSSPRVSLGIPVSYAVGDSLSTATTLNLSKGGIAIRTMTSFELSSKARIRFRLPGTKREIEADARVVWTDQRVGMGLQFERVDAADQVAIDGFLDRHFDSATA, encoded by the coding sequence ATGACTGTGAAGACCGTAGTCATCGCAGCACGCGAAATCGCTCTCGCGGAACGATTCGCTGACGCCCTAACCTCAGCCGAACATCGTGCAATAGTCGTAACGAAGTATGAAGCGTTGGTCGAACAACTAGTCGACACTAGCAATCGGATCGACCTCGTTATTCTCGATCTCCAATTGGGAACGTGCAGGGGACCTTCGCTCGTCCAGTCCATAAAAAGATTTGAACACTTCCCACCGGTCCTTATCTTTAGCAGCAGTGTCACATCGAATAATGAAGCCCGACAGCTTGCAGATCTTGGCGTCGTGGGCTACGTCAATGAACAGTGTCCCACCCAGCAGATCCTCCCGATGCTAGCGCCGCACTTATCTCCTGACAGCTTCAACCGTCGCAGTAGCCCCAGGGTGTCGCTTGGCATTCCCGTCTCCTATGCCGTTGGCGACTCGCTTAGCACGGCCACCACCCTTAACTTGAGCAAAGGCGGTATCGCGATTCGTACTATGACTTCATTCGAATTGTCGTCGAAGGCAAGGATCCGCTTTCGGCTACCAGGAACTAAACGTGAAATCGAGGCTGATGCACGCGTTGTCTGGACTGACCAACGCGTCGGAATGGGGCTGCAGTTCGAAAGGGTTGATGCGGCTGATCAGGTAGCTATTGATGGCTTCCTCGATCGACATTTCGATTCGGCCACTGCGTAA
- a CDS encoding OmpA family protein gives MKPSYRVISTACLCLVLGIGAFACGPQPPPPEPAPPPAEPPPPPPPPPPPPPPPPPPPPPPPPTEEELFEAMTLAELNAQAPLASVHFDYDSAELLDSARAALQRNAEWMQRWTSTRIIVEGHCDERGTNEYNLGLGESRASAVVDYLTGLGISANRIAMVSKGEEEPVCSDSAEGCWSRNRRGNFIVTAK, from the coding sequence ATGAAGCCTAGTTACCGCGTTATTTCAACCGCTTGCCTCTGCCTAGTTTTGGGTATCGGGGCGTTCGCTTGTGGGCCGCAGCCGCCACCACCGGAGCCGGCTCCGCCCCCGGCAGAGCCGCCACCGCCGCCGCCGCCACCGCCGCCGCCGCCACCACCACCGCCGCCGCCACCACCACCACCGCCTCCTACGGAAGAGGAGTTGTTTGAGGCGATGACTTTGGCGGAGTTGAATGCGCAGGCGCCGCTTGCCAGCGTGCACTTCGATTACGACTCGGCGGAACTACTCGATAGTGCACGTGCAGCGTTGCAGCGAAACGCAGAATGGATGCAACGGTGGACGAGCACGCGCATCATAGTCGAGGGCCATTGCGATGAACGAGGTACGAACGAATACAACCTCGGTCTTGGAGAGAGCCGAGCGAGCGCTGTGGTCGATTACCTTACAGGTCTCGGTATTTCTGCGAACCGGATTGCTATGGTGAGCAAGGGCGAGGAAGAGCCAGTGTGTTCTGACTCGGCTGAAGGTTGCTGGTCGCGGAATCGGCGCGGCAACTTCATTGTCACCGCGAAGTAG
- a CDS encoding glutaredoxin family protein has translation MNQRRNLILYTKHDCHLCDEMKAQIDQLRGHMAIELQIVDITGDIELERRHGEEVPVLVIDGKKSATARIESSELIRILEQE, from the coding sequence ATGAACCAGCGGCGCAACCTGATCCTCTACACCAAGCACGATTGCCACTTGTGCGACGAGATGAAGGCACAAATCGATCAGCTGCGAGGGCACATGGCTATCGAACTTCAGATTGTGGACATCACAGGTGATATTGAGCTTGAGCGGCGACACGGAGAGGAAGTTCCCGTTTTAGTGATCGACGGGAAAAAATCAGCGACTGCCAGAATTGAGAGCAGCGAGTTGATCAGAATCCTAGAACAGGAATAG
- the pyrF gene encoding orotidine-5'-phosphate decarboxylase, with product MEQLLVALDVDSMDRALTLADKLRGHVGGFKVGSQLYTVAGPEVVRSLSKCGDRVFLDLKFHDIPNTVAGAVRSAAEMGVWMLTVHASGGHDMLRAAKEAAGDEGPRIVAVTLLTSLDDADLSHLGITQRPLADHVVALAELAQRAGVDGVVASPREIKVIRAACGPSFTIVTPGIRPVSLAQGADDQRRTATAASAVAAGANFLVVGRPIIEAPDPLAASKQLAEVLDP from the coding sequence ATGGAACAGCTCTTAGTCGCTCTCGATGTCGACTCGATGGACCGCGCGCTGACACTAGCCGACAAACTTCGCGGACACGTCGGAGGCTTCAAGGTCGGAAGTCAACTCTACACAGTTGCCGGCCCCGAGGTCGTCCGTTCACTGAGTAAATGTGGTGATCGAGTTTTTCTCGATCTGAAGTTTCACGACATTCCGAACACCGTTGCTGGTGCAGTGCGGTCAGCTGCTGAGATGGGCGTCTGGATGCTCACAGTCCACGCCTCCGGTGGTCACGACATGCTGCGCGCTGCGAAGGAAGCCGCCGGTGATGAAGGACCTCGCATCGTCGCGGTCACCCTGCTGACTAGCCTGGATGACGCAGACCTTTCTCACCTCGGCATTACCCAACGACCGCTGGCCGATCATGTGGTCGCGCTGGCCGAACTCGCCCAACGGGCCGGTGTCGACGGAGTTGTTGCTTCGCCTAGGGAGATCAAGGTAATCCGCGCGGCTTGTGGCCCATCCTTCACAATCGTGACACCCGGCATCAGACCCGTGAGCTTGGCGCAAGGTGCGGACGATCAAAGGCGGACCGCCACCGCAGCAAGCGCTGTAGCAGCGGGCGCTAATTTCCTCGTCGTCGGTCGACCTATCATCGAGGCACCCGATCCATTAGCCGCTTCGAAGCAGCTGGCCGAGGTTTTGGACCCATGA
- a CDS encoding dihydroorotate dehydrogenase, with the protein MDLNVDIGSLRLKNPLIAASGCFGYGVEYAEIVNLKALGGIAVKGLFLSEREGHNPPRIVETPAGMLNAIGLQGIGVHRFVAEKLPALYSQGATVIVNICGSTIDEYVEITRILADADGVDAIELNISCPNIKAGGITFGNSAVGTSEVVQAVRSVTKLPIIPKLTPNVTDIAGIARAAEEAGADAVSLVNTFLAMAIDVETRRPALSNGVGGLSGPAIRPIAVRMVYECSQAVTIPIIGMGGITTARDVLEFIIAGATAVQVGTANFVNPNLWPELLADLEEYLSRHKIDRVQNLVGTLELTETQAWNSS; encoded by the coding sequence ATGGATCTGAACGTCGATATTGGTTCGCTTCGCCTCAAGAACCCGTTAATCGCCGCGAGCGGCTGCTTCGGCTACGGCGTGGAATACGCCGAAATTGTCAACCTGAAGGCACTCGGGGGTATCGCGGTAAAAGGACTGTTTCTGTCCGAGCGTGAAGGCCACAACCCTCCGCGGATCGTAGAAACACCGGCGGGGATGCTTAACGCAATTGGACTGCAGGGCATCGGTGTTCATCGCTTCGTTGCGGAGAAGCTACCAGCCTTATACAGTCAAGGCGCCACAGTCATCGTCAACATCTGTGGTAGCACAATCGATGAGTACGTTGAAATTACTCGCATACTTGCCGATGCTGACGGTGTAGACGCGATCGAGCTTAATATTTCATGTCCGAACATCAAAGCGGGTGGAATCACTTTCGGCAATAGTGCTGTTGGTACAAGCGAGGTGGTCCAGGCTGTTCGGAGTGTTACGAAGCTACCCATCATCCCTAAATTAACTCCAAATGTTACTGACATTGCCGGTATCGCGAGGGCAGCGGAGGAAGCCGGTGCAGACGCCGTTTCACTGGTAAATACCTTCCTCGCCATGGCCATCGACGTCGAAACTCGTCGCCCAGCCCTATCAAATGGAGTGGGGGGATTAAGCGGACCAGCCATCCGTCCGATCGCAGTCCGGATGGTCTATGAATGTAGTCAGGCCGTAACCATCCCAATCATTGGAATGGGCGGCATTACGACTGCAAGAGATGTACTCGAATTCATCATTGCCGGTGCTACGGCCGTGCAAGTGGGGACGGCAAACTTCGTAAATCCCAACCTCTGGCCGGAGCTATTAGCGGACCTTGAAGAATATCTCTCTCGTCACAAAATCGATCGGGTACAGAACCTGGTCGGAACACTTGAACTAACAGAAACTCAAGCATGGAACAGCTCTTAG
- a CDS encoding dihydroorotate dehydrogenase electron transfer subunit encodes MPVDVDARVVSNIRLSDDYNVVCLDAPSLALGARPGQFVMVKPVAGFEPLLRRPFSIFEVLSTGNGAPTGFSLLNKRVGISTEILYSVEVDQEISCLGPLGIPFTVATPPQEAWMVAGGVGLAPFLTLASALQQSGTPTTLFYGGRRSVDLFYLDAFTQLGVELVLATEDGSRGETGLVTAPLEGALTASAVAAKPTLYACGPTPMMRTVAGMAKAHERPCQVSLEPVMGCGMGGCYSCVVPVCNSEHEPTHLVRACLEGPVFDSQTIAWNCL; translated from the coding sequence ATGCCAGTCGATGTAGACGCTCGGGTCGTGTCCAACATTCGTCTGTCGGACGACTACAACGTCGTCTGCCTCGATGCGCCATCGCTGGCTTTAGGCGCTCGACCTGGACAGTTCGTTATGGTTAAACCAGTTGCCGGATTCGAACCGCTGCTGCGACGCCCATTTTCCATCTTCGAGGTATTGTCGACCGGTAACGGTGCACCAACGGGATTCTCGCTCCTGAATAAACGAGTGGGAATCAGCACAGAAATCCTATACTCCGTAGAAGTCGATCAAGAGATCAGCTGCCTCGGCCCTCTTGGCATACCGTTCACTGTCGCCACCCCACCACAAGAAGCCTGGATGGTGGCTGGTGGTGTTGGCCTCGCACCGTTTCTCACCTTGGCGTCCGCCTTGCAGCAGTCTGGCACACCGACGACGCTATTTTACGGTGGCCGACGCTCAGTCGACTTGTTCTATCTTGACGCGTTCACACAACTCGGCGTGGAACTCGTGTTGGCGACAGAAGACGGCAGCCGGGGCGAGACCGGGTTGGTGACGGCGCCATTGGAAGGTGCTCTCACAGCCTCGGCGGTAGCAGCAAAACCTACACTTTATGCGTGTGGGCCGACACCGATGATGCGAACTGTAGCTGGAATGGCCAAGGCTCACGAACGACCATGCCAGGTGTCACTAGAACCTGTTATGGGTTGCGGCATGGGAGGCTGTTACAGCTGTGTCGTACCAGTGTGTAACAGCGAGCACGAACCGACGCACTTGGTTCGTGCTTGCCTCGAAGGGCCGGTCTTCGACAGTCAAACCATCGCCTGGAATTGCTTATAG
- the pyrR gene encoding bifunctional pyr operon transcriptional regulator/uracil phosphoribosyltransferase PyrR codes for MPIVMDADLMSRTLTRIAHEVNERNRGEHELALVGIRTRGAVIARRLADKLREILGSEVPTGALDITLYRDDLMRQPVGPQPIVRRTEIPFSIDNKRIVLVDDVLYTGRTIRAALDALIDFGRPRSLQLIVLVDRGHRELPIKADYVGKNLPTSTSQSVQVHMHEIDGCDEVVIQEDESPGRKS; via the coding sequence GTGCCTATCGTGATGGATGCCGACCTGATGAGCCGAACGCTCACCCGAATTGCACATGAAGTGAACGAACGGAATCGAGGCGAGCATGAACTTGCGCTCGTTGGTATTCGTACTCGTGGCGCGGTGATCGCTAGACGTCTCGCTGACAAGTTACGAGAAATTCTTGGGTCAGAAGTACCTACCGGCGCACTCGACATCACGCTGTATCGTGACGATCTAATGCGCCAACCGGTCGGTCCGCAGCCGATCGTGCGACGCACCGAAATCCCATTTTCGATTGACAACAAGAGGATCGTCCTTGTCGACGATGTGCTCTACACTGGCCGTACAATTCGAGCGGCATTAGATGCCCTAATTGATTTTGGCCGGCCCCGATCTTTGCAGCTTATCGTTCTGGTTGATCGGGGCCATCGGGAGCTACCGATCAAAGCCGACTACGTTGGTAAGAACCTGCCGACCTCAACTAGCCAGAGCGTTCAAGTGCACATGCACGAAATAGACGGATGCGATGAGGTTGTGATTCAGGAGGACGAGTCACCTGGGAGAAAGTCGTGA